The following coding sequences lie in one Sorex araneus isolate mSorAra2 chromosome 4, mSorAra2.pri, whole genome shotgun sequence genomic window:
- the LOC101547517 gene encoding 15 kDa protein B-like, whose translation MAGGWRVLMLIVALAAMACVAQRHSSYEELFSQALQLFNHEQHGQPLFGLLQSFPESTLNATNKYLFHFRAKATMCQSNQWRQGQNCDFQDNGEERECAGIFLLPGSNIRILMVNCVPDQRSQPEVSRVRRSVGASEELTTKDLPPAIRDMYEKAKYDILANILRNF comes from the exons ATGGCAGGAGGCTGGAGGGTGCTCATGCTCATAGTGGCCTTGGCAGCCATGGCCTGCGTGGCCCAACGCCATTCCAGCTATGAGGAGTTGTTCAGCCAGGCCTTACAGCTCTTCAACCATGAGCAACACGGGCAGCCACTCTTCGGCCTGCTGCAAAGCTTCCCAGAGTCCACTTTG AATGCCACCAACAAGTACCTGTTCCATTTCCGGGCTAAAGCGACCATGTGCCAGTCAAACCAGTGGAGACAGGGCCAGAACTGTGACTTCCAGGATAATGGG GAGGAGCGAGAATGTGCCGGCATCTTCTTGCTACCGGGCTCCAATATCCGCATCCTGATGGTCAACTGTGTCCCGGACCAAAGGTCACAACCGGAG GTTTCCCGGGTGAGACGTTCTGTGGGAGCCTCTGAGGAGCTGACAACCAAGGACTTGCCACCTGCTATCCGGGACATGTATGAGAAGGCCAAGTACGATATCCTTGCCAATATCCTAAGAAATTTCTAA